Proteins from a genomic interval of Schistocerca serialis cubense isolate TAMUIC-IGC-003099 chromosome 11, iqSchSeri2.2, whole genome shotgun sequence:
- the LOC126427081 gene encoding zinc finger protein 99-like isoform X7 has translation MEKSTHGFSTNTEDLTIDKECSVATQYDCSMRGKELHVYSCNFCQQSFSSKYRLIMHVFMHIDGTQPPLYVCKWCGEVFHSNVGLKKHMRMSENCRVLTADSHEKYGHSDEHQTTTSLDSEAEVSVIEYNDQSSCKETWKDSKKPSNDICNTHMANDREKTSNYGPLSIAVNVSAQADLLTANRTHRCGICGKLFARSGDLNGHVSIHTEKRLHKCDICEKWFAQSRYLKAHTLIHTRKKPYMCEICGKSFTTIGDFKKHTLIHTGNKLHKCDICEKWFTQSRYLKAHTLIHTRKKPYMCKICGKSFTRIGDFKKHTLIHTGNKPHKCDICERWFAQSRYLKAHTLIHTRKKPYMCESCGKSFAVLGDLKKHTLIHTGNKPHKCDICGKSFTKLSTLKQHSLIHTGKIPHKCEICGKSFATSGYLKNHVLIHTGKEPHKCEICGKSFAASGSLKRHSLIHTGNEPHKCEICGKSFSILGYLNEHTLIHTGEKPHLCEICGKSFTMLSRLNKHLFIHTGKKPHQCEICGKSFCWPYDLKNHLLIHTGKKSHKCEICEKSFAASGALQKHSLTHTGKRPHKCVICGKSFTMSSHLKKHVLIHTGKITYMCETCGKSFTMLGDLNRHVLIHSGKKPHKCEICGKSFTVLGILNKHLLIHTGKKSHKCEICGESFATSGDLKTHAFEHTGSGPHKCGICDKSFTYLDTLKTHALLHIRKKM, from the coding sequence ATGGAGAAGTCAACACATGGGTTCAGTACCAATACAGAAGATCTGACTATTGATAAGGAATGCTCAGTTGCCACCCAATATGACTGTAGTATGAGGGGAAAGGAATTACATGTATATAGCTGTAATTTCTGCCAACAGAGCTtttcttcaaaatacagactcaTAATGCATGTGTTTATGCACATTGATGGAACGCAACCACCTTtgtatgtttgtaagtggtgtggtgAGGTATTTCACAGTAATGTTGGCTTGAAAAAGCATATGAGAATGAGTGAGAATTGTCGAGTTTTAACTGCTGACAGTCATGAAAAATATGGACATAGTGATGAGCATCAAACCACTACCTCGTTGGATAGCGAGGCAGAAGTTTCTGTCATAGAATACAATGACCAGTCTTCATGTAAGGAAacttggaaagattcaaagaagcccTCTAATGACATATGTAACACACATATGGCAAATGATAGAGAGAAAACAAGTAATTATGGACCTTTGTCTATAGCTGTTAATGTCAGTGCGCAGGCTGATCTACTTACTGCAAACAGAACTCACAGATGTGGTATTTGTGGCAAATTGTTTGCTAGGTCTGGTGATCTCAACGGACATGTTTCCATTCATACTGAGAAAAGACttcacaaatgtgatatttgtgaGAAATGGTTTGCCCAGTCACGTTATCTAAAGGCTCACACATTAATTCACACTAGGAAGAAACCTTACATGtgcgagatttgtgggaaatcttttactacGATAGGTGACTTCAAGAAACACACATTGATTCACACTGGAAATAAACttcacaaatgtgatatttgtgaGAAATGGTTTACCCAGTCACGTTATCTAAAGGCTCACACATTAATTCACACTAGGAAGAAACCTTACATGTgcaagatttgtgggaaatcttttactaggATAGGTGACTTCAAGAAACACACATTGATTCACACTGGAaataaacctcacaaatgtgatatttgtgaGAGATGGTTTGCCCAGTCACGTTATCTAAAGGCTCACACATTAATTCACACTAGGAAGAAACCCTACATGTGCGAGagttgtgggaaatcttttgctgtGTTAGGTGATctcaagaaacacacattaattcacactggaaataaacctcacaaatgtgacatttgtgggaaatcttttactaaGTTAAGTACTCTCAAACAACactcattaattcacactggaaagatacctcacaaatgtgagatttgtgggaaatcttttgctacGTCAGGCTATCTCAAGAATCATgttttaattcacactggaaaggaacctcacaaatgtgagatttgtgggaaatcttttgctgcGTCAGGCTCTCTCAAGAGACattcattaattcacactggaaatgaACCTCACAAAtgcgagatttgtgggaaatctttttctATATTAGGCTATCTTAACGAACATacattaattcacactggagaGAAACCTCAcctatgtgagatttgtgggaaatcttttactatgTTAAGCCGTcttaacaaacatttatttattcacactggaaagaaacctcaccaatgtgagatttgtgggaaatctttttgtTGGCCATACGATCTCAAGAACCatttattaattcacactggaaagaaatctcacaaatgtgagatttgtgagaAATCTTTTGCTGCGTCAGGCGCTCTCCAGAAACATTCATTAACTCACACTGGAAAGAGACCGCACAAATGtgtgatttgtgggaaatctttcacTATGTCAAGCCATCTCAAGAAACacgtattaattcacactggaaagataaCGTACATGTGCGAGacttgtgggaaatcttttactatgTTAGGTGATCTCAACAGACATGTATTAATTCactctggaaagaaacctcacaaatgtgagatttgtgggaaatcttttactgtATTAGGCATTCTTAACAAACatttattaattcacactggaaagaaatctCACAAATGTGAGATCTGTGGCGAATCTTTTGCTACATCAGGTGATCTCAAGACACATGCATTTGAACACACTGGAAGTGGACCTCACAAATGTGGTATCTGTGACAAAAGTTTCACTTACTTGGATACTCTCAAGACACATGCATTGCTTCACATCAGAAAGAAAATGTAA